In one window of Anser cygnoides isolate HZ-2024a breed goose chromosome 3, Taihu_goose_T2T_genome, whole genome shotgun sequence DNA:
- the DYNLT1 gene encoding dynein light chain Tctex-type 1 isoform X2 yields the protein MTSALPVKTSFVVDEVSNIIKEAIESAIGGNAYQHSKVNQWTTSVVEQTLSQLTKLGKPFKYIVTCVIMQKNGAGLHTASSCFWDNSSDGTCTVRWENKTMYCIVSAFGLAI from the exons ATGACCTCAGCCCTTCCTGTCaag ACTTCCTTTGTCGTTGATGAAGTCAGTAACATCATTAAAGAG GCCATAGAAAGTGCGATCGGTGGCAATGCCTACCAGCACAGCAAAGTGAACCAGTGGACAACAAGTGTGGTGGAACAAACTCTAAGCCAACTCACAAAGCTGGGGAAACCCTTCAAGTATATTG TGACCTGTGTGATTATGCAAAAGAACGGTGCTGGGCTACATACAGCGAGCTCTTGCTTCTGGGACAACTCCAGTGATG gAACTTGTACTGTGAGATGGGAGAATAAGACCATGTACTGTATTGTCAGTGCCTTTGGACTTGCAATATAA
- the DYNLT1 gene encoding dynein light chain Tctex-type 1 isoform X1, translating to MDDFQAGDETSFVVDEVSNIIKEAIESAIGGNAYQHSKVNQWTTSVVEQTLSQLTKLGKPFKYIVTCVIMQKNGAGLHTASSCFWDNSSDGTCTVRWENKTMYCIVSAFGLAI from the exons atGGACGACTTCCAGGCGGGGGACGAG ACTTCCTTTGTCGTTGATGAAGTCAGTAACATCATTAAAGAG GCCATAGAAAGTGCGATCGGTGGCAATGCCTACCAGCACAGCAAAGTGAACCAGTGGACAACAAGTGTGGTGGAACAAACTCTAAGCCAACTCACAAAGCTGGGGAAACCCTTCAAGTATATTG TGACCTGTGTGATTATGCAAAAGAACGGTGCTGGGCTACATACAGCGAGCTCTTGCTTCTGGGACAACTCCAGTGATG gAACTTGTACTGTGAGATGGGAGAATAAGACCATGTACTGTATTGTCAGTGCCTTTGGACTTGCAATATAA
- the DYNLT1 gene encoding dynein light chain Tctex-type 1 isoform X3: METSFVVDEVSNIIKEAIESAIGGNAYQHSKVNQWTTSVVEQTLSQLTKLGKPFKYIVTCVIMQKNGAGLHTASSCFWDNSSDGTCTVRWENKTMYCIVSAFGLAI; this comes from the exons ATGGAG ACTTCCTTTGTCGTTGATGAAGTCAGTAACATCATTAAAGAG GCCATAGAAAGTGCGATCGGTGGCAATGCCTACCAGCACAGCAAAGTGAACCAGTGGACAACAAGTGTGGTGGAACAAACTCTAAGCCAACTCACAAAGCTGGGGAAACCCTTCAAGTATATTG TGACCTGTGTGATTATGCAAAAGAACGGTGCTGGGCTACATACAGCGAGCTCTTGCTTCTGGGACAACTCCAGTGATG gAACTTGTACTGTGAGATGGGAGAATAAGACCATGTACTGTATTGTCAGTGCCTTTGGACTTGCAATATAA